Proteins encoded by one window of Cyanobium sp. NS01:
- the rsmH gene encoding 16S rRNA (cytosine(1402)-N(4))-methyltransferase RsmH, translated as MPPELPPDPPGFEHRPVLAAEVLAGFEPLGELLGQHPGGGLLIDCTLGGGGHSALLLEAHPGLRLIGLDQDPSARAAAAERLAPFGNRVEIVATNFADYRPPAPALAVLADLGVSSPQLDVAERGFSFRSEGPLDMRMNPGDGETAAALLDRLDEGALADLIYGYGEERLSRRIARRIKEQGPWDDPRQPRTTAELAWLVGGCYPPAARRGRLHPATRTFQALRIAVNDELGVLERWLEQVPHWLLPGGLLAVISFHSLEDRRVKTAFRTDPLLERISRKPLVASAEEAEANPRSRSAKARLARRRP; from the coding sequence CTGCCACCTGAGCTGCCCCCCGATCCGCCCGGGTTTGAGCACCGGCCCGTGCTGGCGGCAGAGGTGCTGGCGGGGTTCGAGCCCCTGGGGGAGCTGCTGGGGCAGCATCCCGGTGGTGGCCTGCTGATCGACTGCACCCTCGGCGGCGGCGGCCACAGCGCCCTGCTGCTGGAGGCCCATCCCGGCCTGCGCCTGATCGGGCTGGACCAGGACCCGAGCGCCCGCGCCGCCGCCGCCGAGCGCCTCGCCCCCTTCGGAAACCGGGTGGAGATCGTGGCCACCAACTTCGCCGACTACCGCCCGCCCGCACCCGCCCTGGCGGTGCTGGCCGATCTCGGCGTCAGCAGCCCCCAGCTGGACGTGGCTGAGCGGGGTTTCAGCTTCCGCAGCGAGGGTCCCCTCGACATGCGCATGAACCCCGGCGACGGGGAAACGGCCGCCGCTCTTCTGGATCGCCTCGACGAGGGCGCCCTGGCCGATCTGATCTATGGCTACGGCGAGGAGCGGCTGTCGCGGCGCATCGCCCGCCGCATCAAGGAGCAGGGGCCGTGGGACGACCCGCGCCAGCCGCGCACCACCGCTGAGCTGGCCTGGCTGGTGGGGGGCTGCTACCCGCCGGCGGCCCGCCGGGGTCGGCTGCATCCGGCGACCCGCACCTTTCAGGCCCTGCGCATCGCCGTCAATGATGAGCTCGGGGTGCTCGAGCGCTGGCTGGAGCAGGTGCCCCATTGGCTGCTGCCGGGAGGGCTGCTGGCGGTGATCAGTTTTCACTCCCTCGAAGACCGCCGGGTCAAGACGGCCTTCCGCACTGATCCGCTGCTGGAGCGGATCAGCCGCAAGCCGCTGGTGGCCAGTGCCGAGGAGGCCGAGGCCAATCCCCGCAGCCGTTCGGCCAAGGCCCGCCTGGCGCGCCGGCGGCCATGA
- a CDS encoding DUF456 family protein, with product MSGFAVTGVTLPALTLVDGLWWAALVIQLLAIPGTLLPLLPGLALLPLGAGLWVWAVGWSTAWPPFALACLLLLLGWGADALGLVLGPARLKATRWAYIGAGLGLLVGLLGLLPALPVGGPLLGALLGPLLGASLGELITAPTALGPIGLLRLRRSLVVGLAVVAGMLVIKVAQALLALVGAAGFVLLTSLRV from the coding sequence ATGAGTGGTTTCGCGGTGACAGGGGTCACGTTGCCTGCGCTCACCCTGGTGGATGGCCTCTGGTGGGCCGCCCTGGTGATCCAGCTGCTGGCCATTCCCGGCACTCTGCTGCCCCTGCTGCCCGGCCTGGCGCTGTTGCCCCTGGGGGCTGGGCTGTGGGTCTGGGCGGTGGGCTGGAGCACCGCCTGGCCGCCCTTCGCCCTGGCCTGCCTGCTGCTGCTGCTGGGCTGGGGCGCCGACGCCCTGGGGCTGGTGCTGGGGCCGGCGCGGCTGAAGGCCACCCGCTGGGCCTACATCGGCGCCGGGCTCGGCCTGCTGGTGGGGCTGCTGGGCCTGCTGCCGGCCCTGCCCGTGGGCGGCCCGCTGCTGGGGGCCCTGCTGGGCCCGCTGCTCGGGGCCAGCCTCGGGGAGCTGATCACGGCCCCCACGGCCCTGGGGCCGATCGGGCTGCTGCGGCTGCGGCGATCCCTGGTGGTGGGCCTGGCCGTGGTGGCCGGGATGCTGGTGATCAAGGTGGCCCAGGCCCTGCTGGCCCTGGTGGGCGCCGCCGGCTTTGTGCTGCTCACCAGCCTGCGGGTTTGA
- a CDS encoding isochorismate synthase MenF, producing MSSSSRRPGPQPLPAPDSFTDLLALASEGARQADEEGVLSLAMAIAPGDPMALLPHLEGGDSFRFLWDGAPGLCIAASGRTNSLELSGPRRFELAQRFASASLNRLAGAQVACPPLARPRVLLAFGFFDAPLDTSVAAIPGVQAVLPRWQLSRHGQHCWLRLQRPLGGGVTARSLAEELWEKARQLERHSHASAASATVAVALRTPWQENYRQAAAQALELVEGGALQKLVLAVRQQLTLSAQPDPLGLLAPLRRHQGGSCRLLWQRCAGSALIGASPERLLTVRQGQLRSDALAGTAPADKRAASLLHSTKDRLEHELVVDTITAVLSRAGLNPRRPRHPRLARHGQLVHLHSPISACLGRQQPLAIAAALHPTPAVAGLPRREAMAWLRNLEPFERGHYAAPIGWIDSAGDLDLRVAIRSGTVEGRQLELTAGAGLVPGSAVDRELQEVALKLGVLQQQLNLPQPTRLAGPA from the coding sequence TTGAGCAGCTCTTCGCGGCGCCCCGGGCCCCAGCCGTTGCCGGCTCCTGATTCCTTCACCGATCTGCTGGCCCTGGCCAGCGAGGGCGCCCGCCAGGCGGACGAGGAGGGCGTGCTCAGCCTGGCCATGGCGATCGCCCCGGGGGATCCGATGGCCCTGCTGCCCCACCTGGAGGGCGGCGACAGCTTCCGCTTCCTCTGGGACGGCGCCCCGGGGCTCTGCATCGCCGCCAGCGGCCGCACCAACAGCCTGGAGCTGAGCGGTCCGCGGCGCTTCGAGCTGGCCCAGCGCTTCGCCAGCGCCAGCCTCAATCGGCTGGCCGGGGCCCAGGTTGCCTGTCCGCCCCTGGCCAGGCCCAGGGTGCTGCTGGCCTTCGGCTTCTTCGACGCCCCCCTGGACACCAGCGTCGCCGCGATCCCGGGGGTGCAGGCCGTGCTGCCCCGCTGGCAGCTGAGCCGCCATGGCCAGCACTGCTGGCTGCGGCTGCAGCGGCCCCTGGGCGGCGGCGTCACGGCCCGCAGCCTGGCCGAGGAGCTCTGGGAGAAGGCCCGCCAGCTGGAGCGCCACAGCCACGCCTCGGCGGCCAGCGCCACGGTGGCGGTGGCCCTGCGCACGCCCTGGCAGGAGAACTACCGCCAGGCGGCGGCCCAGGCCCTGGAGCTGGTGGAGGGCGGCGCCCTGCAGAAGCTGGTGCTGGCCGTGCGCCAGCAGCTCACCCTCAGCGCCCAGCCCGATCCCCTGGGCCTGCTCGCCCCCCTGCGCCGCCACCAGGGCGGCAGCTGCCGGCTGCTCTGGCAGCGCTGCGCCGGATCGGCCCTGATCGGCGCCTCGCCGGAGCGGCTGCTCACCGTGCGCCAGGGCCAGCTGCGCAGCGATGCCCTGGCCGGCACAGCGCCCGCCGATAAACGGGCCGCCAGCCTGCTGCACTCCACCAAGGACCGCCTCGAACACGAGCTCGTGGTGGACACGATCACCGCCGTGCTCAGCCGGGCCGGCCTGAACCCGCGGCGGCCTCGGCATCCCCGCCTGGCCCGCCACGGCCAGCTGGTGCATCTGCACAGCCCGATCAGCGCCTGCCTGGGACGGCAGCAACCCCTGGCCATCGCCGCCGCCCTGCACCCGACGCCGGCGGTGGCGGGCCTGCCGCGCCGCGAGGCCATGGCCTGGCTGCGCAACCTGGAGCCCTTTGAGCGGGGCCACTACGCCGCCCCGATCGGCTGGATCGACAGCGCCGGCGACCTCGACCTGCGGGTGGCGATCCGCAGCGGCACGGTGGAGGGCCGCCAGCTGGAGCTCACCGCCGGTGCCGGGCTGGTGCCGGGTTCGGCGGTGGACCGGGAGCTGCAGGAGGTGGCCCTCAAGCTGGGGGTGCTGCAGCAGCAGCTCAATCTGCCCCAACCCACGCGGCTGGCCGGGCCAGCCTGA
- a CDS encoding TM2 domain-containing protein: MTTLSDAELSNKKLAVGLTGIFLGAFGVHKFILGYTKAGIIMLVVSLAGGLVTCGIASFVMGVIGLIEGILYLTKTNEEFQVTYIDAVKDWF; this comes from the coding sequence ATGACCACCCTGAGTGATGCCGAGCTGAGCAACAAGAAACTGGCTGTGGGCCTCACCGGGATCTTCCTGGGCGCCTTTGGCGTACACAAATTCATCCTTGGCTACACCAAGGCAGGCATCATCATGCTCGTGGTGTCCCTGGCCGGGGGCTTGGTCACCTGTGGCATCGCCAGTTTCGTGATGGGGGTGATCGGGCTGATCGAGGGGATCCTCTACCTCACCAAGACCAACGAGGAGTTCCAGGTCACCTACATCGATGCCGTCAAGGACTGGTTCTGA
- a CDS encoding DUF2752 domain-containing protein, with translation MAELGASRSPRRRFLSQLQRAGFLLPAGLTGYLWFKGLHPSLPGWPCPLRALTGLPCPSCFLTRATSSSLQGNWSEALAQHAFGPLVAGALLVWSLQAIRQRRLWPGGLRLRPWQGGAGIALLLGYWGVRMVLHYRLGIPAFPSP, from the coding sequence ATCGCTGAACTCGGAGCGTCCCGAAGCCCGCGCCGCCGCTTCCTGAGCCAACTGCAACGGGCCGGCTTTCTCCTGCCCGCCGGCCTCACCGGCTACCTCTGGTTCAAGGGCCTCCATCCCTCCCTACCGGGTTGGCCCTGCCCGCTGCGAGCCCTCACGGGACTTCCTTGCCCCAGCTGCTTCCTCACCCGCGCCACCAGCTCCAGCCTGCAGGGGAACTGGTCGGAGGCCCTGGCGCAGCATGCCTTCGGACCGCTCGTGGCCGGAGCCCTGCTGGTGTGGTCGCTGCAGGCGATCCGGCAGCGACGGCTCTGGCCTGGCGGCCTCAGGCTCAGACCCTGGCAGGGGGGCGCCGGCATCGCCCTGCTGCTGGGCTACTGGGGGGTGCGGATGGTGCTGCACTACCGCCTGGGGATCCCAGCCTTCCCCAGCCCATGA
- a CDS encoding NAD(P)H-quinone oxidoreductase subunit H: MTQLETRTEPMVVNFGPHHPSMHGVLRLVVTLDGEDVVDCEPVIGYLHRGMEKIAENRTNVMFVPYVSRMDYAAGMFYEAIVVNAPERLANVPVPRRASYIRVLMLELNRIANHLLWLGPFLADVGAQTPFFYIFREREMIYDLWEAATGQRLINNNYFRIGGVAADLPYGWLEKCLDFCDWFGPKIDEYEKLITNNPIFRKRIEGLGAITREQAINWSLSGPMLRASGVPWDLRKVDHYECYDDFDWSVVTAQEGDCFARYRVRVQEMRESLKILRQACAMIPGGPTENLEARRMAEGKGGEASGFDYQYVAKKVAPTFKIPSGELYTRLESGKGEIGVFIQGNDDVTPWRFKIRAADQNNLQILPHILKGAKVADIMAILGSIDVIMGSVDR, from the coding sequence ATGACGCAGCTGGAAACGCGCACGGAGCCGATGGTGGTCAACTTCGGCCCCCATCACCCTTCGATGCACGGGGTGTTGCGGCTGGTGGTGACCCTCGACGGCGAGGACGTGGTGGACTGCGAGCCGGTGATCGGCTACCTGCACCGCGGCATGGAGAAGATCGCCGAAAACCGCACGAATGTGATGTTCGTGCCCTACGTGAGCCGCATGGACTATGCGGCCGGCATGTTCTACGAGGCGATCGTGGTCAACGCTCCCGAGCGGCTGGCCAATGTGCCGGTGCCCCGGCGCGCCAGCTACATCCGGGTGCTGATGCTGGAGCTCAACCGCATCGCCAACCACCTGCTCTGGCTTGGACCCTTCCTGGCTGATGTGGGCGCCCAGACACCGTTCTTCTACATCTTCCGCGAGCGGGAGATGATCTACGACCTCTGGGAAGCGGCCACCGGCCAGCGGCTGATCAACAACAACTACTTCCGCATCGGCGGAGTGGCCGCCGATCTGCCCTACGGCTGGCTGGAGAAGTGCCTCGACTTCTGCGACTGGTTCGGCCCCAAGATCGACGAATACGAGAAACTGATCACCAACAACCCGATCTTTCGCAAGCGCATCGAGGGGCTGGGGGCGATCACGCGTGAGCAGGCGATCAACTGGAGCCTCTCGGGGCCGATGCTGAGGGCTTCCGGCGTGCCCTGGGATCTCCGCAAGGTGGATCACTACGAGTGCTACGACGATTTCGACTGGTCGGTGGTGACGGCCCAGGAGGGTGACTGCTTCGCGCGCTACCGGGTGCGGGTGCAGGAGATGCGCGAGTCGCTGAAGATCCTGCGCCAGGCCTGCGCCATGATCCCCGGCGGCCCCACCGAAAACCTGGAGGCCAGGCGCATGGCCGAGGGCAAGGGTGGCGAGGCCAGCGGCTTCGACTACCAGTACGTGGCGAAGAAGGTGGCCCCCACCTTCAAGATCCCCTCCGGCGAGCTCTACACCCGGCTGGAATCCGGCAAGGGCGAGATCGGCGTGTTCATCCAGGGCAACGACGACGTCACCCCCTGGCGCTTCAAGATCCGCGCCGCCGACCAGAACAACCTGCAGATCCTGCCCCACATCCTCAAGGGCGCCAAGGTGGCCGACATCATGGCCATCCTCGGCTCCATCGACGTGATCATGGGATCGGTCGATCGCTGA
- a CDS encoding cysteine desulfurase family protein: MLAYLDHQASTPCDPAVLNAMEPWWREHCANPSSRLHRESLTAAAAVERARAQVAAALGAEPGDVVFTSGATEANNLALKGVCEAALAQGGERRRLLTLATEHRAVLDPLRYLERHGFPLTVLPVDSGGLVQEELLAAALGPDVLLASVMAANNEIGVLQPISTIAAHCHHHGVLLHVDAAQAAGHIPLAMAEQGVDLLSLSGHKCYGPKGVGALLVRQGVALAAQLHGGGQEQQRRAGTVAVPLVVGLGEALSRAVADQQERAARLGSLRDQLRQELLALGGITLNGAAAPRLAHNLNVTVGGVDGAALHRLLRRSIAVSSGSACSQGSPSHVLAALGRSRSEAAASIRFGLGRSTGAAEIERAVASVEAALRQLRP; encoded by the coding sequence ATGCTCGCCTATCTCGACCACCAAGCCAGCACCCCCTGCGATCCGGCGGTGCTGAACGCCATGGAGCCCTGGTGGCGGGAGCACTGCGCCAACCCCTCCAGCCGCCTGCACCGCGAGTCCCTGACGGCGGCTGCGGCCGTGGAGCGGGCTCGGGCCCAGGTGGCCGCGGCCCTCGGGGCTGAGCCCGGCGACGTGGTGTTCACCAGCGGCGCCACCGAGGCCAACAACCTGGCCCTCAAGGGGGTCTGCGAGGCGGCCCTGGCCCAGGGCGGCGAGCGGCGGCGGCTGCTGACCCTGGCCACCGAGCACCGGGCCGTGCTGGATCCGCTGCGCTACCTCGAGCGCCACGGCTTCCCACTCACGGTGCTGCCGGTGGACTCCGGCGGCCTGGTGCAGGAGGAGCTGCTGGCGGCGGCCCTGGGCCCGGATGTGCTGCTGGCCTCCGTGATGGCGGCCAACAACGAGATCGGCGTGCTGCAGCCGATCAGCACCATCGCGGCCCACTGCCACCACCACGGCGTGCTGCTGCATGTGGATGCCGCCCAGGCCGCAGGCCACATCCCGCTGGCGATGGCGGAGCAGGGGGTGGATCTGCTCAGCCTCAGCGGCCACAAGTGCTACGGGCCCAAGGGGGTGGGGGCCCTGCTGGTGCGTCAGGGGGTGGCGCTGGCGGCCCAGTTGCACGGCGGCGGCCAGGAGCAGCAGCGGCGCGCCGGCACCGTGGCCGTGCCGCTGGTGGTGGGCCTCGGGGAAGCCCTCAGCCGGGCCGTCGCCGATCAGCAGGAACGGGCAGCGCGGCTCGGCAGCCTGCGCGATCAACTGCGCCAGGAGCTGCTGGCGCTGGGGGGCATCACGCTGAACGGGGCCGCTGCGCCGCGTCTGGCCCACAACCTCAACGTCACGGTGGGCGGGGTGGACGGCGCCGCCCTGCACCGGCTGCTGCGCCGGAGCATCGCCGTGAGCAGCGGCTCGGCCTGCAGCCAGGGGTCCCCCTCCCACGTGCTGGCGGCCCTGGGCCGCAGCCGCAGCGAGGCCGCCGCCTCGATCCGCTTCGGGCTCGGCCGCAGCACCGGTGCGGCGGAGATCGAACGGGCCGTGGCCAGCGTGGAGGCGGCGCTGCGCCAGCTGCGCCCCTGA
- a CDS encoding thioesterase family protein codes for MEPSHWLQLSRTVRFGDTDAAGVMHFQRLLGWCHEAYEQSLERFGVAAAEVFPTPGSSLAVALPIVHCQADFLRPLGCGDGLAIALKPRRLDPGRFEVGYSFCCNGDSVARGLTCHVAIETTSRRRCPLPAALNRWLEASSLGGVQPL; via the coding sequence ATGGAACCCTCCCATTGGTTGCAGCTCAGCCGCACGGTGCGCTTCGGGGACACCGACGCCGCCGGGGTGATGCACTTCCAGCGCCTGCTGGGCTGGTGCCATGAGGCCTATGAGCAGAGCCTGGAGCGCTTCGGCGTGGCGGCGGCGGAGGTGTTCCCCACCCCCGGCAGCTCCCTGGCCGTGGCCCTGCCGATCGTGCACTGCCAAGCCGATTTCCTGCGTCCCCTGGGGTGCGGCGATGGGCTGGCGATCGCCCTGAAGCCGCGACGGCTCGATCCAGGCCGCTTCGAAGTGGGTTACAGCTTCTGCTGCAACGGCGATTCCGTGGCCCGGGGGCTCACCTGCCACGTGGCGATCGAAACAACAAGCCGCCGGCGCTGCCCCTTGCCGGCGGCGCTCAATCGCTGGCTGGAGGCCTCGAGCCTGGGGGGGGTGCAGCCGCTGTAG
- a CDS encoding response regulator transcription factor → MSTDPLAAPASPDPGPDPSTAETPPAPARLLLVDDEPGLRTAVQAYLEDEGFAVTTAADGEEGWEKAQELLPDVVISDVMMPRCDGYGLLSKLRADERLGGTPVIFLTAKGMTADRIAGFQAGCDDYIPKPFDPDELVARVRNAVRRQERLLAEAARFADADIGQMAKQITEIRSLLASGGQAKSSPGSSDLVFTPREASVLQLVAEGLMNKQIARRLETSIRNVEKYVSRLFIKTGTASRTELVRYALEHGLVE, encoded by the coding sequence ATGAGCACCGACCCCCTCGCAGCGCCCGCCTCCCCTGACCCCGGGCCCGACCCCAGCACCGCCGAGACCCCCCCGGCGCCGGCGCGTCTGCTGCTTGTCGACGACGAGCCGGGCCTGCGCACGGCCGTGCAGGCCTACCTGGAGGACGAGGGCTTCGCGGTGACCACCGCCGCCGACGGCGAGGAGGGCTGGGAGAAGGCCCAGGAGCTGCTGCCCGACGTGGTGATCAGCGACGTGATGATGCCCCGCTGCGACGGCTACGGCCTGCTCAGCAAGCTGCGTGCCGATGAGCGCCTCGGCGGCACCCCGGTGATCTTCCTCACCGCCAAGGGCATGACCGCTGACCGCATCGCCGGCTTCCAGGCCGGCTGCGACGACTACATCCCCAAGCCCTTCGATCCCGACGAGCTGGTGGCCCGGGTGCGCAATGCCGTGCGCCGGCAGGAGCGGCTGCTGGCCGAGGCCGCCCGCTTCGCCGATGCCGACATCGGCCAGATGGCCAAGCAGATCACCGAGATCCGCTCGCTGCTGGCCAGCGGCGGCCAGGCGAAATCCTCCCCGGGCAGCAGCGACCTGGTGTTCACCCCCCGGGAGGCCTCGGTGCTGCAACTGGTGGCGGAGGGCCTGATGAACAAGCAGATCGCCCGGCGATTGGAAACCTCGATCCGCAACGTGGAGAAGTACGTGAGCCGCCTGTTCATCAAGACCGGCACCGCCAGCCGCACTGAGCTGGTGCGCTACGCCCTGGAACATGGCCTGGTGGAGTGA
- a CDS encoding AMP-binding protein yields MAGGPVRPEQPLGPEQLEAAWRRGELVALAGPQEQQALALALGAAGVRTLHQLAERWGAGVVLGSGGSRGPGGRRWCLQPLAHLEASAAATGRWLEGIGLDPAACVHLNPLPSHHVSGLLPWLRSRRWGCAHRQISSALMRQPQALAAHLPIATQSPALLSLVPTQLARLLADPAGLAWLQRLAVIWVGGAPLPPALAQKARQAGLRLAPCYGATETAAMVAALDPEAFLAGAVGCGPPLEGVELRLAAQQGALEMRCCRLSPGYLGAGVLQPLPLAAGGWWRSGDAARLGGAGLQVLGRLDGAIHSGGETVFPEQLEARLRALAASTNLPLREVLLLAVDDPLWGQRLVALVRAQPAAHGPALLAQLQAAVAAWPPAERPRTWQLCTTLAPTALGKWPRARWQRWLESLEAGDDPIACHPRNDHPE; encoded by the coding sequence GTGGCGGGCGGCCCTGTGAGGCCCGAGCAACCCCTGGGGCCAGAGCAGCTGGAGGCGGCCTGGCGTCGCGGTGAGCTGGTGGCCCTGGCCGGCCCCCAGGAGCAGCAGGCGCTGGCCCTGGCGCTCGGGGCGGCGGGGGTCAGGACGCTGCATCAGCTGGCGGAGCGCTGGGGGGCCGGGGTGGTGCTGGGCAGCGGCGGCAGCCGTGGCCCGGGCGGGCGGCGCTGGTGCCTGCAACCGCTCGCCCACCTGGAGGCCTCAGCCGCGGCCACGGGCCGCTGGCTGGAGGGGATCGGCCTCGACCCCGCCGCCTGCGTGCACCTCAACCCCCTGCCCAGCCACCACGTGAGCGGCCTGCTGCCCTGGCTGCGCTCGCGTCGCTGGGGCTGCGCCCACCGGCAGATTTCCTCCGCACTGATGCGCCAGCCCCAGGCCCTGGCCGCCCATCTGCCCATCGCGACGCAGTCGCCGGCCCTGCTGTCGCTGGTGCCCACCCAGCTGGCCCGTCTGCTGGCCGACCCGGCCGGGCTGGCCTGGCTGCAGCGTCTGGCGGTGATCTGGGTGGGTGGCGCGCCGCTGCCGCCGGCCCTGGCTCAGAAGGCCCGCCAGGCCGGTCTGCGGCTGGCCCCCTGCTATGGCGCCACCGAGACCGCCGCCATGGTCGCCGCCCTGGATCCCGAAGCGTTCCTGGCCGGCGCGGTGGGCTGCGGCCCGCCCCTGGAGGGGGTGGAGCTGCGTCTGGCGGCGCAGCAGGGCGCCCTGGAGATGCGCTGCTGCAGGCTCAGCCCGGGCTATCTGGGCGCGGGCGTGCTGCAGCCGCTGCCGCTGGCGGCGGGGGGCTGGTGGCGCAGCGGCGATGCCGCCCGGCTGGGCGGGGCTGGCCTGCAGGTGCTGGGGCGGCTGGATGGCGCCATCCACAGCGGCGGCGAAACGGTGTTTCCCGAACAGCTGGAGGCGAGGTTGCGGGCCCTCGCCGCCAGCACGAACCTGCCGCTGAGGGAGGTGCTGCTGCTGGCGGTGGACGATCCGCTCTGGGGCCAGCGCCTGGTGGCCCTGGTGCGGGCTCAGCCCGCGGCGCATGGCCCTGCCCTGCTGGCCCAGCTGCAGGCCGCCGTGGCCGCCTGGCCCCCTGCCGAACGGCCTCGAACCTGGCAGCTCTGCACCACGCTGGCACCCACGGCCCTGGGCAAGTGGCCCCGGGCCCGTTGGCAGCGCTGGCTCGAATCGCTAGAAGCGGGGGACGACCCCATCGCCTGTCACCCCCGCAATGACCACCCTGAGTGA
- the menA gene encoding 2-carboxy-1,4-naphthoquinone phytyltransferase translates to MPEPEVVASRYAAAPGSVAALGAVGSGQAAGAAEQRRLLWRSAIKWPMYAVAVMPALLAAGWRWGQGEVLRLDQLLLFLLAAVLLLAWENLANDVHDAETGVDTHGKPHSLVNLTGRRATVARWARTALVAGLLLMALVAWRSTPLVLALVLGCCALGYLYQGPPFRLGYHGLGEPLCWLAFGPLATAAALLALGPAASTIPWRTALLLGSGAAVATTLVLFCSHFHQVEEDADHGKRSPVVQLGTATAAGLVPWFVALTLALQWAPVLLGHWPLTALLGGLALAPGRQLIGLLQQQHDSPSAIAGSKFLALRFQTFNGLGLALGLALGRWL, encoded by the coding sequence ATGCCTGAGCCCGAGGTCGTCGCAAGCCGTTACGCCGCAGCGCCCGGGTCCGTGGCGGCACTGGGTGCCGTGGGTTCAGGGCAGGCGGCGGGCGCGGCCGAGCAGCGGCGCCTCCTCTGGCGCTCGGCGATCAAGTGGCCCATGTATGCCGTGGCGGTGATGCCGGCGCTGCTGGCGGCCGGCTGGCGCTGGGGGCAGGGCGAGGTGCTGCGCCTCGACCAGCTGCTGCTGTTCCTGCTGGCGGCCGTGCTGCTGCTGGCCTGGGAAAACCTCGCCAACGACGTCCATGACGCCGAGACCGGCGTGGACACCCACGGCAAGCCCCACTCCCTGGTGAACCTCACCGGCCGCCGCGCCACGGTGGCCCGCTGGGCCCGGACTGCTCTGGTGGCCGGGCTGCTGCTGATGGCCCTGGTGGCCTGGCGCAGCACGCCGCTGGTGCTGGCGCTGGTGCTGGGCTGCTGCGCCCTCGGCTACCTGTACCAGGGCCCGCCCTTTCGCCTCGGTTATCACGGTCTGGGGGAGCCGCTGTGCTGGCTGGCCTTCGGGCCCCTGGCCACGGCGGCGGCGCTGCTGGCCCTGGGCCCCGCCGCCAGCACCATCCCCTGGCGCACCGCCCTGCTGCTGGGCAGTGGAGCGGCCGTGGCCACCACCCTGGTGCTGTTCTGCTCCCACTTCCATCAGGTGGAGGAGGATGCGGATCACGGCAAGCGCTCCCCGGTGGTGCAGCTGGGCACCGCCACCGCTGCGGGCCTGGTGCCCTGGTTCGTGGCCCTCACCCTGGCGCTGCAGTGGGCGCCGGTGTTGCTGGGCCACTGGCCCCTCACCGCCCTGCTCGGCGGGCTGGCGCTGGCCCCAGGCCGCCAGCTGATCGGTCTGCTCCAACAGCAGCACGACAGCCCCAGTGCGATTGCGGGCAGCAAGTTTCTGGCCCTCCGCTTCCAGACCTTCAACGGCCTCGGCCTGGCTCTGGGTCTGGCCCTCGGGCGCTGGCTCTGA
- a CDS encoding enolase C-terminal domain-like protein, with protein MAQPPLLGETSAAQVLSLEWRPFRAPLPRPLRTARGCIEVKQGWLLRLEAPRHGAVGWGEAALLEGDSRSLDQAIAALPPESDRAALEDLLARPGCPRCLAFALGAALAELDGLPEGRWLDAPAGAALLPAGEAALAELERLLAEGSCPDPLVLKWKVAAEPDQLERRLLEQLLERLPASARLRLDANGGWTRATAWTWAERLRQEPRLEWLEQPLPPADREGLELLVRQLPVALDESLECHPELAGYWPSWQVRRPSQEGDPRPLLAALERGSSFLMLSSGFETGIGRRWLEHLAALQWRGPTPVAPGLARAWQPLGSLGSTSPEAVWRAAL; from the coding sequence ATGGCCCAGCCTCCCCTCCTGGGTGAAACGTCGGCGGCCCAGGTGCTCAGCCTGGAGTGGCGGCCGTTCCGGGCGCCGCTGCCCCGGCCGCTGCGCACCGCCCGCGGCTGCATCGAGGTGAAACAGGGCTGGTTGCTGCGCCTGGAGGCCCCCCGCCATGGCGCCGTGGGCTGGGGCGAGGCGGCGCTGCTGGAGGGCGATTCCCGCAGCCTTGATCAGGCAATCGCAGCCCTCCCCCCCGAGAGCGACCGCGCCGCTCTGGAAGACCTGCTGGCCCGGCCCGGCTGCCCGCGCTGTCTGGCCTTCGCCCTGGGGGCTGCCCTGGCGGAGCTCGACGGCCTGCCCGAGGGGCGCTGGCTGGACGCCCCCGCCGGGGCGGCGCTGCTGCCGGCCGGCGAGGCGGCCCTGGCCGAACTGGAGCGTCTGCTGGCCGAGGGCTCCTGCCCTGATCCGCTGGTGTTGAAGTGGAAGGTGGCCGCCGAGCCCGATCAGCTGGAGCGCCGCCTGCTGGAGCAGCTGCTGGAGCGCCTGCCCGCCTCGGCCCGTCTGCGCCTCGATGCCAACGGGGGCTGGACCCGGGCCACTGCCTGGACCTGGGCGGAACGGCTGCGGCAGGAGCCACGGCTGGAGTGGCTGGAGCAGCCCCTGCCCCCTGCCGATCGGGAGGGGCTGGAGCTGCTGGTCCGCCAGCTGCCGGTGGCCCTGGATGAGTCGCTGGAGTGCCACCCCGAACTCGCGGGTTACTGGCCCTCCTGGCAGGTGCGGCGTCCCAGCCAGGAGGGCGACCCAAGGCCCTTGCTGGCCGCACTGGAGCGGGGCAGCTCCTTCCTGATGCTGAGCAGCGGCTTTGAAACCGGCATCGGCCGCCGCTGGCTGGAGCACCTCGCTGCCCTGCAGTGGCGCGGCCCCACCCCGGTGGCCCCTGGCCTGGCCAGGGCCTGGCAGCCCCTGGGCAGCCTGGGCTCGACAAGCCCGGAGGCGGTGTGGCGGGCGGCCCTGTGA